In Flavobacteriales bacterium, one genomic interval encodes:
- the rlmD gene encoding 23S rRNA (uracil(1939)-C(5))-methyltransferase RlmD, with product MRRSKYKEPLTYENLLIISAGAEGKAITRHEGLVVFVSGAVPGDVVDVRVTKKKSKYAEAIMTRIVTPSPDRIPAFCKHFGTCGGCKWQDLTYTKQLQYKQQQVIDNLERLGGLELPEVTPIMASPSLKYYRNKLEYSFCNSRWFTTEEVGHEGEIEDKNALGFHIPRRFDRVLDLSECFLQPEPSDSIRNFFRDHGRKNELTFYDQRAHVGFLRTLLIRTTTIGETMVLLAVGHEDIDARERLLSEFLMAFPQLTSILWTVNTKKNDTIFDLDVHVFHGRDHIVEELADGPGGKPLRFRIGPKTFFQTNPVQTVSMYKLVRDLAGLTGKENVYDLYCGAGSITLYVAGAAKHVAGVELVPESIADAHLNAEFNGITNVSFTVGDMKKIFDIAFVSKHGKPDVVITDPPRAGMDEPVVRQLLELAPPVIIYVSCNPATQARDLALMNDSYLIDFVQPIDMFPHTYHVENVVRLVRRTTKE from the coding sequence GGCATGAAGGACTCGTTGTATTCGTTAGCGGAGCAGTGCCAGGCGATGTTGTGGACGTGCGCGTAACGAAGAAGAAAAGTAAGTACGCCGAAGCGATCATGACCCGGATCGTAACACCTTCACCAGATAGGATCCCCGCGTTCTGCAAACACTTCGGTACGTGTGGTGGCTGCAAATGGCAAGACCTCACCTACACCAAACAACTCCAATACAAACAGCAACAAGTGATCGATAACTTGGAGCGTCTTGGAGGTCTGGAACTGCCGGAGGTAACGCCGATCATGGCTTCGCCAAGTTTGAAATACTACCGGAACAAGTTGGAGTATAGTTTCTGTAACAGCCGGTGGTTCACAACGGAAGAGGTAGGTCACGAAGGTGAGATCGAGGACAAGAACGCATTGGGATTCCATATTCCGAGGCGCTTCGATCGTGTACTTGATCTGAGCGAATGCTTTCTTCAACCCGAACCCAGCGATAGTATCCGCAATTTCTTCAGGGATCATGGGCGCAAAAACGAATTGACCTTCTATGACCAACGTGCACATGTCGGTTTTCTACGCACGCTTTTGATCCGCACAACAACCATCGGAGAAACCATGGTATTGCTTGCTGTTGGTCATGAAGACATTGATGCCCGCGAACGATTGCTGTCGGAATTCCTCATGGCATTTCCACAACTCACAAGCATACTCTGGACGGTAAACACGAAAAAGAACGACACCATCTTTGATCTTGATGTACACGTATTCCACGGTCGTGATCACATTGTAGAGGAACTTGCCGATGGCCCTGGGGGTAAACCGTTGCGTTTCAGGATCGGGCCAAAGACCTTCTTCCAAACTAACCCTGTGCAAACTGTTTCGATGTACAAATTGGTACGCGATCTTGCAGGTCTAACAGGCAAAGAGAATGTGTACGACCTCTATTGTGGCGCAGGCAGCATAACGCTCTACGTAGCAGGCGCAGCTAAGCATGTGGCCGGTGTGGAGTTGGTTCCTGAGAGCATAGCAGATGCCCATTTGAATGCAGAGTTCAATGGGATCACGAACGTGAGTTTTACCGTTGGAGATATGAAAAAGATCTTCGATATAGCATTCGTTTCCAAGCACGGAAAACCGGATGTCGTGATCACTGACCCACCGCGCGCCGGAATGGATGAACCAGTGGTCCGCCAACTGTTGGAATTAGCACCCCCAGTTATCATTTATGTGAGCTGCAATCCAGCCACGCAGGCACGCGATCTGGCCTTAATGAATGACAGCTACCTTATCGACTTCGTACAACCGATAGACATGTTCCCGCATACCTACCATGTTGAGAATGTGGTGCGCTTGGTGCGGAGAACAACCAAAGAATAA
- a CDS encoding phosphatidate cytidylyltransferase, producing MFNIHPDLLLVIGIIFGILIFATLLFFILGRFTKVKGVDELKARTRSWWVMATLFIAAAVIDRRISYIAIALLSFMAFRELYALLGFRQSDRRAIFWAFLSIPVQFYLAYVGWYGAYIIFIPVVMFLLLPLRFILKGDTKGIVKSMAQLQWILMLTVFGISHLAYMLSLPDHPDSATDGRGLLLFVVVMTELNDVMQFTWGKLFGKHKIIPKVSPNKTWEGFLGGLISTSAIGYGLSFLTPMDGWVAVGVSAFLAFAGFVGDVVMSSIKRDIGVKDTGSSIPGHGGILDRIDSLAYTAPAVFHVIYWIYY from the coding sequence ATGTTCAACATCCACCCCGACCTTTTACTTGTGATAGGGATCATATTCGGGATCCTGATCTTCGCTACACTTCTGTTCTTTATACTGGGTCGCTTCACCAAGGTGAAAGGCGTTGATGAGTTGAAGGCAAGGACACGTAGCTGGTGGGTGATGGCAACGTTATTCATTGCAGCGGCAGTTATAGATCGTCGCATTTCTTACATCGCCATTGCGCTGCTCTCCTTCATGGCGTTCCGTGAATTGTATGCCTTGCTCGGATTTCGGCAGAGCGATAGGCGCGCGATCTTCTGGGCATTCCTTTCCATTCCGGTACAGTTCTATTTGGCCTACGTCGGTTGGTATGGCGCGTACATCATTTTCATTCCAGTGGTCATGTTCCTGTTGCTCCCACTGCGTTTTATTTTGAAAGGAGATACCAAAGGCATCGTGAAATCCATGGCCCAATTGCAATGGATCTTGATGTTGACCGTATTCGGGATCAGCCATCTGGCCTATATGCTCTCACTCCCCGATCACCCGGACTCCGCCACGGATGGTCGTGGGCTATTGCTTTTCGTGGTGGTGATGACGGAATTGAACGATGTGATGCAATTCACCTGGGGCAAGTTGTTCGGCAAGCATAAGATCATTCCAAAAGTGAGTCCGAACAAGACATGGGAAGGTTTTTTGGGTGGTTTGATCAGTACCAGTGCGATAGGCTATGGCTTGAGTTTTCTTACGCCAATGGATGGTTGGGTCGCAGTTGGCGTGAGTGCGTTCTTGGCCTTTGCAGGCTTCGTTGGCGATGTGGTCATGAGTTCCATAAAGCGCGACATTGGCGTAAAGGACACAGGCTCTTCCATCCCAGGCCACGGAGGCATCCTGGATCGTATCGATTCGCTGGCATATACGGCCCCAGCTGTATTCCACGTGATCTATTGGATCTACTATTGA
- a CDS encoding CDP-alcohol phosphatidyltransferase family protein, whose amino-acid sequence MPSVYDLKSRFQQLLKPVVSALHRKGVTANQVTISALILSLCIGLAFWHADAYPLLFLVLPIGLLLRMALNAIDGMIARQYDQQTKLGEVLNELGDVVSDIAIYLPLIKYASDHVLLAVVFLVLCPVNEFAGFMGKVIGSGRRYDGPMGKSDRALVFGLYGVLAACGVEMRSVLPWLLAAMIALLAISTFTRIKRSLSN is encoded by the coding sequence ATGCCATCTGTTTACGACCTTAAATCACGCTTTCAACAGCTCTTGAAGCCGGTCGTTTCTGCATTGCATCGTAAGGGGGTCACAGCGAACCAGGTCACCATCTCGGCTCTGATCCTTTCCTTGTGTATTGGCTTGGCCTTCTGGCATGCCGATGCATATCCACTGCTCTTTCTTGTTCTACCCATCGGTCTCTTACTGCGCATGGCATTGAACGCGATCGATGGCATGATAGCTCGACAGTACGATCAACAAACAAAATTGGGGGAGGTTCTTAACGAATTGGGTGACGTAGTGAGCGACATTGCCATCTATCTTCCTTTGATCAAATACGCTTCGGACCATGTGCTCTTAGCGGTTGTCTTTTTGGTGCTTTGCCCAGTGAATGAATTCGCGGGTTTCATGGGTAAGGTCATCGGATCAGGACGCAGGTACGATGGTCCAATGGGCAAGAGCGATCGTGCATTGGTGTTCGGTCTTTATGGCGTGTTGGCAGCATGCGGAGTTGAGATGCGTTCCGTCCTACCTTGGCTTTTGGCAGCTATGATCGCCCTACTAGCGATCAGCACGTTCACGCGCATCAAGCGATCTCTATCCAACTGA
- a CDS encoding GxxExxY protein, which translates to MTDGTIGSKDIIGCAMTVINNIGHGCHEKIYENALCIEMEAQGIPFAQQPRYPVHYRSIQIGEYVPDLVVNDLIVVDTKTIELIGDHEIGKMLSYLRVTNKQEGLLINFKHAKLKWRTVWNRV; encoded by the coding sequence ATGACTGACGGAACTATAGGATCAAAGGACATAATTGGATGTGCAATGACCGTCATCAACAACATTGGGCATGGATGCCACGAAAAAATATACGAAAATGCTCTATGTATTGAGATGGAAGCTCAAGGTATTCCTTTCGCTCAACAACCAAGGTATCCAGTACATTATCGAAGTATACAAATAGGCGAATACGTACCCGATCTAGTAGTAAATGATTTGATAGTGGTAGATACTAAAACCATTGAACTAATTGGAGATCACGAGATAGGAAAAATGTTGAGCTACCTGCGTGTGACCAATAAGCAAGAGGGGTTACTGATCAACTTCAAACACGCAAAACTAAAATGGCGCACAGTCTGGAACCGCGTCTGA
- a CDS encoding SAM-dependent methyltransferase: MNLDRNFWESRYLASDTGWDLGGPSTPLKEYLDQLTDKDLRILFPGAGRAYEAEYAHRLGFNNVFVIDLTDLPFADLLQRCPEFPKDHLLVGDLFDHEGAYDRILEQTFFCTLYPVVRKTYVQKMHELLKPGGILVGVLFDDVLNTDRPPFGGNRSIYEPIFTPYFPTVSMERCYNSIAPRAGRELWLSAKKTEVYVPIDCNLYDTFEANATLKKWCTITLSNGEKVEGRIIDLFIKDKVELLKLHTGTEIRLDHITDLRSE; this comes from the coding sequence ATGAACTTGGATCGCAATTTCTGGGAATCACGGTATCTCGCCTCCGATACAGGCTGGGATCTTGGCGGACCATCCACACCACTGAAGGAGTACCTCGACCAACTCACGGATAAGGACTTGCGGATACTGTTCCCTGGGGCAGGAAGGGCTTACGAAGCTGAGTATGCGCATCGCCTTGGTTTCAATAACGTATTCGTTATCGATCTAACGGATCTGCCTTTTGCCGATCTTTTGCAACGCTGCCCCGAATTTCCGAAAGACCATTTGTTGGTGGGCGATCTTTTCGATCATGAGGGAGCATACGATCGCATCTTGGAACAGACTTTCTTCTGTACGCTATATCCGGTCGTACGCAAAACATACGTTCAAAAAATGCATGAATTATTGAAGCCTGGCGGAATATTGGTCGGTGTACTTTTCGATGATGTGCTGAACACGGACCGTCCGCCTTTCGGTGGAAACAGATCGATCTATGAACCGATATTCACCCCCTATTTTCCAACTGTTTCAATGGAACGCTGTTATAACTCGATCGCTCCGAGAGCAGGTCGTGAGCTCTGGCTTTCAGCTAAGAAGACAGAAGTCTATGTTCCGATCGATTGCAACCTCTACGATACGTTCGAAGCAAATGCAACACTGAAAAAGTGGTGTACGATCACCTTGAGTAACGGCGAGAAAGTTGAAGGACGGATCATCGACCTGTTCATCAAGGACAAAGTTGAACTGCTCAAATTGCACACAGGAACAGAGATACGACTTGATCATATAACGGACCTTCGCTCAGAATAA
- a CDS encoding 1-acyl-sn-glycerol-3-phosphate acyltransferase: protein MHKITLRLLYSVISRFFLKLIVGVQFGPARALKSVPQFIVVANHNSHLDTMTLMAAMPSAIVHKVRPVAAADHFGKRRFQAWATRFFVNALLIPRKRNIEDATKDPISLMLAALDAGDSLILFPEGTRGEPEITQRFKKGVGIVLAQRPHIHYVPAFMSGLGMSLPKGDNLILPHPGKL, encoded by the coding sequence ATGCATAAGATCACACTGCGACTCCTTTACTCAGTGATCAGCCGGTTCTTTTTGAAGCTGATCGTCGGCGTACAGTTCGGCCCAGCACGTGCTTTGAAAAGTGTGCCTCAATTCATTGTAGTCGCCAATCACAATAGCCATTTGGATACCATGACGTTGATGGCGGCAATGCCATCGGCGATCGTACACAAAGTTCGCCCTGTTGCAGCTGCGGACCATTTCGGCAAACGTCGATTTCAAGCGTGGGCAACGCGCTTTTTCGTGAATGCACTTTTGATCCCGCGAAAACGGAATATTGAAGACGCCACGAAGGATCCGATCAGCTTAATGCTTGCTGCGTTGGATGCTGGCGATTCATTGATCCTATTTCCCGAAGGCACCCGCGGAGAACCGGAGATCACCCAACGGTTCAAGAAAGGTGTGGGGATCGTATTGGCGCAAAGGCCGCATATCCACTATGTGCCAGCGTTCATGAGCGGACTTGGCATGTCACTACCGAAAGGCGATAACCTGATCCTGCCGCATCCAGGTAAACTATAA